Genomic DNA from Anaerolineales bacterium:
CAATGTAGCGCTACGATGTGCCGCCGATTCACGAAACCAACTAAAAGCCTTTATCGCTTACATACCCTTTCTCAACCGCGATGAAGGGTATGTAGGGTTGAACTGGGCACTACTCGCTTTCCTCGTCCTTTTTGCGTTTGGTTTTTGGCGCAGCAAGGCGTTTCTTCTCGGCACGCTCCAATTTCTTGATACTGTCGGCACTCGGTAAATCTTCGGGCATCGTGCCGCCAAGCTCGGCAATCGCCCGCCGAACCACCACACCCGCCTGATAATGCACATCGTTGGCAGCATCTTTGCCTTGAACCTGATCACGCCGCAATTTCTCTTCCGCTTGGGTGCTGCGAAAGAGATTGGCGGCAAGTTCCGTTGCCCCCATATGGTCGAGAATATGCTGGCTTTTCTTCAGCCGCTTGCGCCGGTGAATCGCATCAGCCGTCAAACCGTTGTATAAGCCGCGATAGCCGTGATTCTGGAAAACGGCAAAATCCTGTGCCGTGATCACGCCTGCCGTTTTTGCCGCTGAAGCCAGATCGGTATTTTGAAGTTTGACTCGCTGGCGCAGAAGCAAGCGGCGCTGATCCTCGCTCAGTTCAGCTAATGCCTCGACATCCGCGATTTCCTGACGGCGGGTTTGCACGGCGAAATAGGTCTGACCGAGGGCGACGACCTCTTTAGCGGGGTCGGCATTTTGCACGATAAGGTAGCAGGCGTAACGCGACAGGTGCATATCCTCGACTTCGCGTTTTGCATCCGAGCCAATGGCGACCATTTTACTGGCATCAGTAAAATGGTCGGCGGGATCATTCCCGCTGTTCTCACAGGCAATCTGTGCCTTGAGCAGCACGGTCTTAAAGTTTTGCCATTTGGTGTATTCCAGAATGGGCATCAGGTCACGTGCCGACCAGAATTCAAGATTGTCGGGGTCAACCTGTCGGATACGCTCAAAGGGCGATTCTGGTTGAGGTGAATCGAGGTCGGTTAAGTCCGTCACAAGCCTGCCTCCAAGTCTATCGCTAAAACGCTGTTTTTAAGTATTATAATCAATCTCCCTGGTACGTCAGAAATCGCCTTGTATTTGCTCAACCAGTGATCTGGTTCCGCTTTGGACGATTGACGATGAATGCCATTGAGCGGCATGAAGTGCTGGACACAATGCAGCGCTGCGATGTGCCGCCAGTTGAAAACGGAACCTCGAAATAACCCGTCAAATCCGCAAAAGGCACAGGCAAAAAGGCATCCCCTATGACGAACTGGATGCCAATATCATCAATCTGGTGCGGGGGCTCAATCG
This window encodes:
- the dinD gene encoding DNA damage-inducible protein D, which codes for MTDLTDLDSPQPESPFERIRQVDPDNLEFWSARDLMPILEYTKWQNFKTVLLKAQIACENSGNDPADHFTDASKMVAIGSDAKREVEDMHLSRYACYLIVQNADPAKEVVALGQTYFAVQTRRQEIADVEALAELSEDQRRLLLRQRVKLQNTDLASAAKTAGVITAQDFAVFQNHGYRGLYNGLTADAIHRRKRLKKSQHILDHMGATELAANLFRSTQAEEKLRRDQVQGKDAANDVHYQAGVVVRRAIAELGGTMPEDLPSADSIKKLERAEKKRLAAPKTKRKKDEESE